The region tcatcatcatcatcatcatcattatctgaAACCTCCTCGTTGGCATTAAGGAACAGCTGATCTGAAGAGCTGGTCAAGAGAGATGTTATCCCAGGGTTTGCTCCTGACCCAGAGATCCCTCTGTTTCGACGGAGACGCTCCGATCCATTCTGACACTCGTTGTCTGCTCCTATGCCGCTGTCCTCACTGTGAAGAGCAGAATCTTCTGGACTTGTTTTCCTGAGGGCAGCAGCTTCCACACGGGACAAGACATGCTTCAAGCGCTCCTCGGCCGCATGCTTAGCCAGCAGCTTCTCTCCTAATGTCTGAGACAGAGACCCATAGTACTCAGATAGTTCCTGTAAGGCTGAGTCACTCAGGCACTTCACAGAGTCTCCCACAGAGATCATTTTAGCTGTGGAGTGAAGAAGCATATGCTGCAGCAGTTCAGAAGGAAGCTGGGAGAGGTTTAGATCGTTGCTGGGTTTGGTTGTTGTAGGTGGATAGTCTTTAAGGGAAGCGGGCCATGTCATGTTGTGCCCGTGTTCCCTCAGCAGCTGCTCACCCTCAGAGGCCGTTTCCTCCAAAGCCTGGTTGATCTCTTCATAGTGCAAGACTAGTGATGCTGCTGTGGTCTGTACAGAGAGATGGGTCTGAGCAGCCTGGCTCAAGAGCCCTAGAAGAGATTCATATTTTGATATGCTGGGGTTCAGGTAAGCATAGGCTGCCTGGTGGGCTTTCAGTATGAACTCTGCTTTTGATTGCATGTAGGAATTTTTTCTCAGTCTATATTTTCTTTGCTTCCTCCGCTTTGCTTGCTTAATATTTGTCTCCTCAGTTCCTCCTTTCTGGTTTTCTGAGAGACCCTCTTGTGCACTTAGTCCATCCTGAGAGTGAAGCATATCTAGCGTCGTCTCAGTAGCATCTTCTTTGACTGTCACAGTGGCATCACAAACTACATCAACTACTGAGGATCTCTTACCttgcacatatttttcattttcttgtatCTCTGTTGCCGCTAGTCCTTCTGAAGCTGTGCTAATCTCTGCTTTGATAAGAAGCTGTGTCCCATCAGAAAGCAGGTCTGCATTCTTCTTGTTTTCTGGTGATTCAGACAATAAAGCTTTTTTACTGAAGAGTTGACCTTTAGAGGGAGAGCAGCCCATGGTGATGAGAAAAACCTATTcctttttatcagttttatcgAGTGCAGGTTAAAAAGTGTTGTATCAGAGATCCCCAGCTTGGTTCTTGTTTACGCACATGACCAGCTGTTTCCTCAGAACCCTTAACTGTTGCAGTCCACAGTTCCTGTCCTTCTCTGATTCTTTGACCGTTTTGGATGAAGATCTACCACTGTCCAGTTGGTGTTTTGAATGCCACAAAGAGCCCAAGATTGAGAAACAGAAGCTTCCAGTCTTTCTCACACGCACAGATGGTCACACTAGAGAAATAAAGCGCATGCGTAAGACCATAAGCTCATCTTGCTAATAAGATACCCTGCTGGTTACCTCGTCTTACTCCTGGTGAATTCTGAATGAATTAACAGAATGTGAGtgttataattaaaagatattgTAAAAATGTGAAGTGACTTTAGTGTTTTCTAAAGTGGTTACAATTTTCATCCAAACCATAGTTTAAGTGACTTTTAATGTTGTTTCTGTGTTTTCAACAACAACAGTAGTACAGGTTAAATTAAGTCCAGAGTGGCTCTGAGCTGGAGTATTTCTAGATGTTGACTTCTGACTGAAATCCCCTCTGGACCTCTGCCAGTAATGACTGCAATCCGCTGGTAAAGCCCAGGATTCAAACAGGCCAGAATGATCCAGCAGACGCTGATAACAACATTACAGTTCAGAGCTCAGtcagtttttattgtttattacatgTAAAGAAACAGTACAGAAAGAGTATTTGATTGtactaaagtggaactattgcaaataTACTTTAGGTACACtataaatatcttgcatttaaagaccaatattattcaaatatcaaACAATCTTTAACAATAGAgactttaaaacacaatttaggcttaatattatgaaatgtgcATTCTAGTACTCCacataaagtttaattataatatgtcagtaaatatgttaatagatttgaaatatatttagtatgaaataattgtattttaattatattaagggTTGCTTTACCATGTTTTCAATAACATCTGAACCAGTTAATACATCATTACATTTAGTACACTAATTCATAAATGCAGAGTCCCTGTTTTAAgtctaaatatatgtataaaaatctACAGCAAAAATCATCAAAGCACCCTGTTACCACCTTTAAACAATGAGTACAGTATTGGTACATTTACAGTGTATGTGAGATGAAAAATCCAGTTTATGAATTCACTGTTCTGGCCAGACAACCCTTTTATTTCTACTGAGTGGTGTGTCTTTGTCTCAATTTGGCATGGCGGGGCACCGCTAGGTCTGTAAAGTCCACAGGCCTCGTAGTACTGGAAACATCTCTAGAAACCGTGCTGATCTCTACCACCGATGTTCCCACACCATGGCAGAAGATGCCTGAGTCTGGAGTGATTCGACCCGCCGCGTTTAATGCAGTGATGTTTGCATTGGCCATGTCATCATTAACACATCTAGCCAACCTGCCTATGATCAACGCCCTTGAGTTCTCAGACAGCTCCCACAGGACTATGTAGCACTTTGggacaaaatgacaaaacattatgCCATAGTTGGAGGCCAGGATGGCTGAAGCTTGAACAATGTGCCGCTGCTCTGTCTGGTTTCTTTCAATATAAATGGGAATAAAGCAAAGCCAGACAAACAGATGAATCAACATACTAAAGATGATGACACCAGTCTCGTTGAAATCATGGGGGACTTTTCTACCCTTGAAAGcaagaaagaaacaaatgaaGGCCAATAGAGCTATGTAACCATGCATCACCCCAAAACCTACAATGGAGCCCTCGTCACAGACAACGTATTTTACCATCCCAGTTCCCGGCCACTTTAAATCTGGGAAAGGAGTCTTGAAAATCAGCCAGAATAATAGGATGACACCTTGGCCACCAGTTAGCACGACCAAATTGATAAGAGGCTTGTAGAGTTTTCTTAAGTTATGCTGCCTGTGTGGATCAAAAGCCATGAAAGCCAGAAACGTGCGGTAGGCTTTAACCAGGATGCATGAAACACACAGAGTGAAACCGAGACCGTACACGGCCTGCTGTGCCCGACACAGATGTGGGTTTGGCCTGCCGATGAACATGATTACACTGATGAAGCTGACCGCCAAGCCCAGTAACATGAAACAAGACATCGTATTGTCAGCCTTTTTGACCACTACTGTGTTTCTGTGCACAAAGAAAATGATGAGTGATGTCAACACTAGAACTAAGCCTATCGCTGTAGCCGCTAACAGAGCTATGGGATAACTGTCCTTCCAATCCAGATACTTCTCCTCGAATATCCTGCATTCACGGTCTCCCGATTTAGACCACAATCCACGGGGACATTTCAGACATTCAGGTTGATCTGAAAAAGAAAACGTGTACAGTTATCAGATTTGCACTATAAATGCAGAATATGTAATGCTATCTGTCTTCATGAGGTTCTTTATTATTGGTACTGATATCAGAGGCATATCATATCTCTCTGGatctctctggaatacttgattgtGATTGGTCACTGACGATGTTCAGTTTTCTCATATCTGTGTCTAGTGGCTCTAAATGGATCAGTGTGTCAGTCAGCTGATGTGCTCTACTGGTTTTATGTATCTTGTATCTTAATGTTTATCTATACATTTATTTGGAAAGTAGTGGAACAATATATAGTCATTGGCTTCATGTTGGGGTTCGTTTTTCTTTTTGACagtcatttagttttattttgtattgtcaCAGTTATGTTCCTTGTTCATGTCATGCGGTTCCCTTGCCTCCCATGTTCATGTGtctggttctgattggttgtttgagaAATGTGGTTCACAGTTCTGTTTTGTGATTGGTTTATTGCCTTGAATGTTCACAGGTGTTCCTTGTTACTCATTAATCTCTTTGTATACGTAGTCCTTGTTTTTTtcaatctatattttttttttttgtcaatttgtgGGAAAGAATATTTAAGTCAGTAAGTCATTTTGACCCACACTCCATGCCAGTTGGTGGCAGAAATACACCATTTTGTTGCTTGTCAACCACCAATAAAATTTAAAGAAGAATAATTTTGCATCTAGCTTTATTCAATGGAACCAGCTGTAAGGTAAGTTTGTTTCAAGGTCATGCCAAGTCTGTCTgtcttgtatttgttcatgttttgtatttaaataaactgCACTTAGGTTCAGCTGACTCGCCTGCAGTGGATATCGGTTACAGAGAAATTATTCCAGTGTTTCTTACCTCCCCCGGAAATAACAGTACATCTCCCTTATCTGAGTGCTCTCCTCATGAGCTGATgttctgaatcaggtgtgttaaattaAGGGAggcatgcaaaacatgcagagTGGGGGGTCCTCAGGACCAGGATTAAGACCCAGTGCATTATCTTGATTAAACAGGTAGACCCACATAGACACTCGCTCTGTGGAAGTGCAAGAAGCAGTTCATCGGGGGAATCTGCATGTGGCTTAAGAAAGTACCAGATTTAGTGAGAGGACAGTCCATGTCTTAAGACTTATTGATCAACCAGATCAAAACCAGATGAAAATGGGTCTTGTGTGCTGTTTCAAATGTCAATGTGGGTGCTTCCTTTATTTGTAGAAGTGaaacaatcaataaaaataacaacagaatGTAAGCTCTAGTTACCCCAGTCATCCGTGTAATTTCCTTCACCACAAGGAACACAGTTGTAGCAGCAGGGGATCTTGGACTGGTTCTTCACAGAACCAGGAGGACAAGACTCTGAGCACTTGGACCAGGGCAGCTGGAGGACGAAAGAGAGGTGTGCTTTCAATGGTTACAGAAgacattagccgtgtttccactatcgggcttaaaccgggcgtgctagtgcgtgccagggccagtcgtgtttccactgtcactaACCAAGGGCCAGgattttttggcccgacgaaaacattgggccaaagcgggccagctggggctagaggaggagttatgaacaaaggcgggtTTCTCTGCGTCTGGAGAGCGTCTGCGCCGCATATCCTTTAAGAAAGCTAAAAGctgtaacaccagcattaaaaactttctaaaataagttgagctcaaaagtcactttcagtcagcagcgagtgtttgaaataacgaGATACGATTCTAACCACCATAAAGGCAGAAATATTATAAGCATTAACATTAcaatagtaaacatggtaaatatgaccgcttgaagaaatcagacgtcagcaattgtgtatttatttagtaacattttatatGTCATAAGTCTCATCTCGAGACTTTAtcgtcataaaaatataataatggtttgttcaggagcttttataaaaatagagatattatcattcattctaaatgtgacgtataggctactgtgattataaataaacagaaacagactcgattCTACTCGAGGCTATTTTCATAACCTTCAGcgtaaataaaatagaaatgtatttctgtgacaAATTTTCAAGCCTGATAAATTAATTATGCTCAATGTATCACTTATAGTTAAACATCAATGttttttaattgaaacattttaaaacgtATGCAAACAAAGGGCCACTGTTATCGTGTTCGTTTAGTGATCGCGCAcgttccagtgatttatttcttagttttctgataacttctctttgttggtgaaatgatggggttgcgtgacgttgttctgagaggcgtgtaaagggcgtgttttagtgacgtgcagcggagcttcaggccctgactgtggaaaccctgcactattctggcctcggtgctactgacCCGAGACTATGAGCCCCGCCGGCCCGCTTTTAACCCTGGCTCACACTGACCCCACAGTGGAAATACGGCTATTGTGACTCTGGACAATGATTATCAGCTGATTTCTTGTGGCTAGAATTAAAGACCGCACAACTCACTGTGTGATTTATCCACTGGAATTGGCTGAGGATCTCGATGTCTCCACTTTCCAAGAGGAATTTTCCCACGATTTCAATAAAGCGTTCATCATTATTTTCCCTCCACATGATGAGGTCGTAACCATCCGCAAAGTCACCGTTTTTATCAAAGGAATATCTGTTGCCATCGAGGGTGAAATTCACATTGCGCATACTTTCCACTAGCTGCAAAATAGTGTTAACACATTAAACTCTTGGTACATACAGAGAAGGAATATACTGCATTTACAGTGAACCTCTGAGATGATGAATATAGCAGATCATATCAAGCAGCCTCTTTTACTGTTCTTTTTGAATGTTACATTTGAGGTGACTAATTATCCTCAACAAATCACAAGCCCCTATTTGGGAAACCCTGATATAGACagataatacaaatacatttaacacATAAAGAGTATAAATTATCAGTTAATGTATTGTGAACAAACATGAAGAATGAAATCTCACCTGCCAGGGAGGGAAGTTGGTGTCCCCCGAGCAGACGGACTCGTTGCACATCAGCAGAGCCCTGAGTCCGTGAGCGAAAGCATACATGGCCACTCTCTCTCTGTAGGCTTCTCTCAGGTCCACCGCCTGCAGCAGGTCATCTACGGCACAGGAGGAGGCCGACAGGGAGCAGTTCAGTCTCAGCTGCTTGTACTCCTCTATGAAGTCATTCCTTGCTCCTGGCGTTGGCCTGAGGTTTTTCAAGTAGTCTTCGAACCCTGGTATAATTCCCATGGAAAAGGAAAAGCCAAAGATTTTGCCCACTTTGTTGATGTCTCTCATTTTTGTTAAGTAGCGGTTCATGGACCAGGCGTCGCTCGCGATCCAGATTCTGCTTGTGTTGGTTTGGATCATCTCCGTGAAGAGTTTCTCCACTAGCTGTGGCTTCAGAATCAGCAGCACCACCTTGGCTTCAGATTTCCGTATACTCTGAGCAACGTCTTTGATGTGCTTATCGATATCAACGTGGTCCAAGTAGTGTGGAACCACCTTCTCAAAGTCAGCACATATTTTTCCCTGGGACTCTTGCATGAAGCTTTGGTACGCCGCTTGACCGTAGTCATCATCTCCATACACCACACCAACCCAGTTCCAGGAGAAATGAGACATGAGATTGACCACAGCCTGAGCTTGGTGGACGTCGCTGGGAATCACACGCATGAAGGACGGATAGCGCAGTTTGTCACTGAGGACGGGAGAAGAGGACGAGCAGCTGATCTGTAGACAGATAAACCTCATGCCTCAGTTTCCTGCAGACTCTGACTAGTTAACTGACTAGAGTTACAGCGAGTTTCACTGGTCTTAAAGCGATGGGTCGCCCAAAATGGCCAGTTCTGTCATCAGAAAGAGATTTATACAGCTCTTGTCACACTATGAGACTGTCAAGCCCCAAATAACACTTGTGTGCTACAGTCTGTGTTTTCAAAGTCATACACTAGCACTGACTAAAAGacagaaaatgtttttacaacTAAAGTTCATCAGTCACaatcttttcatttttgaatcTAGATGTGGGCCTGGGTCATGTTGTGTTCTTTTCCTCACCCAAAACATCACATGACTTCAGAACGCACGGAATATAGTGTGCAAGTCAGGACCACTGTTTTGACAAGCGTGGCCAATGTGAAAAGAGCTGCATGAAGattcttcaaaaacaaataacgctgcacaggtttggagtgacatgagggtATGTAAAAAGACATTATTTGGGGGATTATTCATGTGAAGATTAGCTTTAACAGTGGACACATTACCTGAGGATGCAGGTAGAGGCTGAGGAGCTTGGCGATGGCGATGGATAACTCTGAGTATCTCTCTCCCAGAAGAGCTTTCACTGGCGGACGGAAGTCTGTGTAGTCCACAAGAGCCGGCAGAGATCCGTTAATGGCCAGCAGATGCTCCACACAGTGCAGGGCTTTGGTGGGAGACGCACAAGGATCACAGACTTCATATCCCAGCTTGATCCCCGGAAGCAATGTAGAGTTATTGATTTCTTCAATCGTGTGGATGGCACTCAGTGATTGTAGAAATGTGGTCAGATCAAATCTGgtaaaaagagaaagagatttcTTAGTTCCCACCAGAACCACTTTTACAGTAAAGCTCTACAGATGTTagacaaaataatgtgaacacctgttattattactgtaggtGTTATGTAATATCATTTCTGTACTCTACTCCGTCCTGCGGAGTTTTGCTCCGACCCTAATTAAGCTCAACTAAACGAGCTAATCAAGGTCTACAGGGTTCTCTAGAACattggttcccaaacctgtcctacACCATCCAGCGATGAGTGAATCTGCTCTAGGTGATGGAAGCTAATAAAGGCTGGACGCTGGTAAAGCACCTTAATAATGAAATAGTTCCTATTGCTCATGTGTTCACATTAATTTTTCTAACCGCTCTGTTtccaaaaaataaagaattttgtTATGATACTGTTTTAATCTGTTTGCTATTTACTACAGTTACTAATTGTCAGTGTGGTTTTTGCTGAAATGTATTAAGGATCAGTTTGACCTGCAaacatcaataataaataaataataaatattaattcgcaacaataaaaaaaaaacatatcaactttttaaaaatacattgataATTAGTGAGTTTTCAACTATATTTTGACCACTCAAATGCCCCTGATTTCTGTTTCAGTTCAGAAGAATCCAAATGTTCCTGCTTTTATAGACAGAAGAGAGTCTTGTGCTTACTCACCCAGTACAAATGAAGGGCTGTGGTTTAGTTCGTTTATGAAGGTCGATTACTCTAGTGTGAATGGAGCTCAGAATGGCACAGTTAACGTCTCCGTCCAGGTACGCTCCGCTCAGAGGGGTTTGGCAGCGGACCCCCAGCCCCGAGCACAGCATCATCACCCCCAGCACACAGAGCTGACCAACACTCCTCATCATGGTGGATGTGTGGAGACAACGAGCACACGCGGTATTTATACTGAAACTGGGTGACGTGAGACGGATGTTACCTCTGATATACTTCTGTAGGAGTTCCCATGGGCAGAAAAAAGAGAAGTGGAGAAATTCACCTGCTCAGTCACATTTCTGTCATCCGTGATGGAATGTGGACTCATTCTGCAGGTTGCAGTAAAACGGTTGTTTTCGTTTTCATTCacaatgataagaaatgttgGCAAAATGCAGAGATGTCAGACTGAGACTTCAGGAACCGGTGCTTTAGTGGATCTGAAGGAGTTATGATAAATCCACATTCATATAGTTCACGTGTGTTAAAGATAGATGCATGTTTCGAGAGGTCCGCAGCAGCGCTAAGAAAAGACATGACCAAAGAAACAAATGGTGACAATACGATCGGAAAAATGACAAACTAACCAAAGGAAGACGTAATTCAAGTAAAAGAAGCAGTGAGAATAAAAGGAAAAGGAGGTATCTTTGTGTGAATCTGGCATGAATACAAacagaatgttatt is a window of Carassius auratus strain Wakin chromosome 45, ASM336829v1, whole genome shotgun sequence DNA encoding:
- the olfcb1 gene encoding olfactory receptor CB1; translation: MMRSVGQLCVLGVMMLCSGLGVRCQTPLSGAYLDGDVNCAILSSIHTRVIDLHKRTKPQPFICTGFDLTTFLQSLSAIHTIEEINNSTLLPGIKLGYEVCDPCASPTKALHCVEHLLAINGSLPALVDYTDFRPPVKALLGERYSELSIAIAKLLSLYLHPQISCSSSSPVLSDKLRYPSFMRVIPSDVHQAQAVVNLMSHFSWNWVGVVYGDDDYGQAAYQSFMQESQGKICADFEKVVPHYLDHVDIDKHIKDVAQSIRKSEAKVVLLILKPQLVEKLFTEMIQTNTSRIWIASDAWSMNRYLTKMRDINKVGKIFGFSFSMGIIPGFEDYLKNLRPTPGARNDFIEEYKQLRLNCSLSASSCAVDDLLQAVDLREAYRERVAMYAFAHGLRALLMCNESVCSGDTNFPPWQLVESMRNVNFTLDGNRYSFDKNGDFADGYDLIMWRENNDERFIEIVGKFLLESGDIEILSQFQWINHTLPWSKCSESCPPGSVKNQSKIPCCYNCVPCGEGNYTDDWDQPECLKCPRGLWSKSGDRECRIFEEKYLDWKDSYPIALLAATAIGLVLVLTSLIIFFVHRNTVVVKKADNTMSCFMLLGLAVSFISVIMFIGRPNPHLCRAQQAVYGLGFTLCVSCILVKAYRTFLAFMAFDPHRQHNLRKLYKPLINLVVLTGGQGVILLFWLIFKTPFPDLKWPGTGMVKYVVCDEGSIVGFGVMHGYIALLAFICFFLAFKGRKVPHDFNETGVIIFSMLIHLFVWLCFIPIYIERNQTEQRHIVQASAILASNYGIMFCHFVPKCYIVLWELSENSRALIIGRLARCVNDDMANANITALNAAGRITPDSGIFCHGVGTSVVEISTVSRDVSSTTRPVDFTDLAVPRHAKLRQRHTTQ